One Turneriella parva DSM 21527 genomic region harbors:
- a CDS encoding mechanosensitive ion channel family protein, with translation MRRIFHFLATVALIALLGACLEPRLNRQEHAGKIEKLKLIEMTPPAWARHHADMPQFTNEQQRMTLAWLTDGKVELNPEQQKKDFEYIHSLDQLLDSGEADDKARVRLDVALQPGDIVTPTQLEVFWGNVAPKIIDSLSPDSKFSACEGKILTAFEANRYYILDGHHRYVACMFLRRYAGRAEDFKKRIGKFEFYEDRKIYDLLASDTQAKTRVFPELKVDVIDGNPQGIARALFEMAKLGHGRFAKAEDAPVGSEHFVYLRNTMLFDNSLMQWLFFAAVVLASFVFSRILVFILRARLKHRGESDSQRVSVTELIVQTLRKYIYSVALLAFMKLGLPVLTVPQSVIAAVSSGLTVAVIWLITVFASRLFGNFMLGWQARLREREHEAELAHLFPLLIRVGKLLIYMLGILFILNRVGYNLYSAIAGLSVGGFALAMAGREAAGHIFSGISLYLDKVIKEGDYLLLPEPISTWGRVERVGIRSTHIRTKYNSMLIVPNSILANTQVNNVSAGGRKRMFRGSILLAHTTSSAAVSAAIDKMKAIIAATPHTQDGDVHFMRFDAFGFYIRIQYFVEPFFHYHDTVHSINTAILGYLEQQGIRPAVNLQSIVDRGT, from the coding sequence ATGCGGCGGATTTTTCACTTTTTGGCGACGGTCGCCCTGATTGCGCTCTTGGGTGCCTGTCTCGAACCACGGCTGAACCGGCAAGAACATGCAGGCAAGATTGAAAAACTGAAGCTCATCGAAATGACACCCCCCGCATGGGCGCGCCACCATGCCGACATGCCGCAGTTTACCAACGAGCAACAACGCATGACGCTCGCGTGGCTTACCGACGGCAAGGTCGAGCTAAACCCTGAGCAGCAGAAAAAAGACTTTGAATACATTCATTCGCTCGACCAGTTGCTCGATTCGGGTGAAGCCGACGACAAGGCCCGCGTTCGCCTCGACGTGGCGCTTCAGCCCGGTGACATCGTCACCCCGACACAGCTCGAGGTTTTCTGGGGAAATGTGGCCCCCAAGATTATTGATTCGCTTTCACCCGACAGCAAATTTTCGGCCTGTGAAGGCAAAATTCTTACGGCGTTCGAGGCGAACCGGTATTACATTCTCGACGGCCACCACCGCTACGTGGCCTGCATGTTTCTGCGGCGTTATGCCGGGCGCGCCGAAGATTTCAAAAAGCGCATTGGCAAGTTCGAGTTCTATGAAGACCGCAAAATCTATGACCTGCTCGCCAGCGACACGCAGGCGAAGACCCGGGTATTTCCAGAGCTAAAGGTCGACGTCATCGACGGTAACCCGCAGGGCATTGCACGCGCGCTGTTTGAAATGGCGAAGCTCGGCCACGGCAGATTCGCCAAGGCCGAAGACGCGCCGGTTGGCAGCGAGCATTTTGTCTACCTGCGCAATACAATGCTCTTCGACAATTCGCTGATGCAGTGGTTGTTTTTCGCGGCTGTGGTACTTGCGTCGTTTGTCTTCAGCCGCATTCTGGTCTTTATTCTGCGCGCGAGGTTGAAGCACAGGGGTGAAAGCGATTCGCAGCGCGTCTCGGTGACCGAACTCATTGTACAAACGCTGCGCAAGTACATCTATTCAGTCGCCTTACTCGCCTTCATGAAACTCGGCCTGCCGGTTCTGACGGTACCGCAATCGGTGATCGCCGCTGTTAGCTCAGGCCTCACCGTCGCAGTCATTTGGCTCATCACGGTTTTTGCCTCGCGCCTTTTCGGCAACTTCATGCTGGGCTGGCAGGCGCGCCTGCGGGAACGCGAACACGAGGCAGAACTCGCGCATCTGTTTCCGCTGCTGATACGCGTCGGTAAACTTCTGATCTATATGCTCGGCATTCTGTTCATTCTGAACAGGGTCGGCTACAATCTCTATTCGGCGATCGCGGGTTTAAGCGTTGGCGGTTTTGCACTCGCTATGGCGGGGCGCGAGGCGGCAGGGCACATATTCTCTGGCATCTCGCTCTATCTCGACAAGGTTATTAAAGAGGGGGATTATCTGCTGCTCCCTGAACCGATCAGCACCTGGGGGCGCGTCGAGCGGGTGGGTATACGTTCGACACATATTCGCACCAAATATAACTCGATGCTGATCGTGCCCAATTCGATTCTCGCAAACACACAGGTCAATAATGTTTCAGCCGGTGGCCGCAAGCGCATGTTTCGGGGCAGCATTCTGCTCGCGCATACCACCTCGTCGGCGGCGGTGAGCGCTGCAATTGATAAGATGAAAGCCATTATCGCGGCCACCCCGCATACGCAAGACGGAGACGTGCACTTTATGCGGTTCGACGCGTTTGGTTTCTATATCCGCATACAATACTTTGTTGAGCCTTTTTTTCACTACCACGACACGGTGCATTCGATCAATACCGCAATTTTAGGGTACCTCGAGCAACAGGGCATTCGGCCGGCAGTCAACCTGCAGTCGATTGTGGATAGAGGCACCTGA
- a CDS encoding cyclic nucleotide-binding domain-containing protein → MHSPTVAMNLRHIKALAALNETDLVTLAPFLEVLVIPAGASVIEYGDESEDMYFIVEGSAMMRRGELELGKIREGDHFGELALIAHRPRAATIVAEAKLVVAKLSRLRFDDLQAAHPAIAVKLMSGLIITLGRQLVDRTESLHLLLNQRSLPRQATITLTREDKTEIEVKTGSELAQVLPEKIGNSPVVAALVDRRVTSLDAQLFSDVHVEPLTAEHWEGERVLRHSLALLIVEAAHEFSPPLSLKLGFAVGGAQWMHIEGKVALTLQQVADKLTRRIRQLIAERADFRQEWWSIDEALSYFRKHRQSDAVQLLKGARSLTTPLVTCGKIYALYNGPLLPHAGLIGDFQIKTGPNSLILLSGEDSEVPRGFEPFAQLSEESGQWLHSFSLSSVGELNRACVDGRVSEVIRVAEGYHEKRLAQLADAIAARKNIRIVCVAGPSSSGKTTFIRRLSIQLRINGFIPEGISLDDYYRNREDTPLNAKGEKDYETLQSLNLELLAQHLDGLLAGKEVATAKYDFRTGICDSEGGRRIRLTPGKLLVLEGIHGLNPGLLEKVLPAENIFRIFIQPLLTLPIDLVSHINPSDLRLIRRIVRDRRQRGFATHDNIRRWSDVRAGEQQYIFPYVGQADAVFDTSLVYELAVLKVFADRYLLEVHGSHESYATAFRLRQMLDQFVAIAPDDVPSTSILREFIGKGSFES, encoded by the coding sequence ATGCATTCGCCGACTGTTGCCATGAACCTGCGCCACATTAAGGCCCTCGCCGCGCTGAACGAAACCGATTTGGTGACGCTCGCCCCGTTTCTCGAGGTCTTGGTCATACCCGCCGGCGCCAGCGTTATCGAATATGGCGACGAATCAGAAGACATGTATTTCATTGTCGAGGGTTCTGCGATGATGCGGCGCGGCGAGCTCGAGCTCGGCAAAATCAGAGAAGGCGATCACTTCGGTGAACTCGCCCTCATTGCGCACCGGCCGCGCGCGGCAACGATCGTCGCCGAGGCAAAACTCGTCGTCGCAAAGCTGAGCAGGTTGCGCTTCGACGATCTGCAGGCTGCGCACCCGGCGATTGCCGTCAAACTCATGTCGGGTCTCATTATCACGCTTGGCCGCCAGCTCGTCGATCGCACCGAGAGTCTGCACCTCTTGCTCAACCAACGCTCCTTGCCGCGCCAGGCGACGATCACGTTAACGCGCGAAGACAAAACTGAAATCGAGGTAAAAACAGGCTCAGAGCTTGCTCAGGTGCTGCCCGAAAAAATCGGCAATTCACCCGTGGTAGCGGCGCTCGTCGATCGCCGTGTCACCTCGCTCGACGCTCAGCTTTTCTCAGACGTGCACGTCGAGCCGCTCACGGCAGAACATTGGGAGGGCGAACGTGTGCTGCGCCATTCGCTCGCGCTTCTCATTGTTGAAGCGGCTCATGAATTTTCACCGCCGCTCTCGCTGAAGCTGGGTTTTGCCGTCGGCGGCGCACAGTGGATGCACATAGAAGGTAAGGTAGCGCTCACCCTGCAGCAGGTTGCCGACAAACTCACGCGGCGCATTCGGCAGTTGATCGCCGAACGCGCCGATTTTCGGCAAGAATGGTGGAGCATCGACGAGGCGCTGAGCTATTTTCGCAAACACCGCCAAAGCGATGCCGTGCAGCTATTGAAAGGTGCGCGCTCACTGACGACACCGCTTGTCACCTGCGGAAAAATTTACGCACTTTATAACGGGCCGCTTTTGCCGCACGCGGGTCTCATCGGTGACTTTCAGATCAAGACCGGCCCCAATTCGCTCATTCTGCTTTCCGGCGAGGATTCAGAAGTGCCACGGGGCTTTGAGCCCTTTGCACAACTTTCAGAAGAGAGCGGCCAGTGGCTGCACTCGTTTAGCCTCTCGAGCGTGGGCGAATTGAATCGCGCCTGCGTCGATGGCCGTGTGAGCGAGGTGATTCGCGTAGCCGAAGGTTACCATGAAAAGCGTCTGGCGCAGCTCGCCGACGCCATCGCGGCACGAAAGAACATCCGCATTGTCTGCGTGGCAGGCCCGTCGTCGTCGGGCAAAACGACCTTTATTCGCCGGCTGTCGATTCAGCTGCGCATCAACGGCTTTATTCCCGAAGGTATCTCGCTCGACGACTACTACCGCAACCGCGAAGACACGCCCCTGAATGCCAAGGGTGAAAAAGACTATGAAACCCTGCAATCGCTGAACCTTGAATTACTGGCGCAGCATCTTGACGGCCTGCTTGCCGGCAAAGAAGTCGCGACCGCGAAATACGATTTTCGTACCGGCATCTGCGACAGCGAAGGCGGTCGGCGCATTCGCCTAACCCCCGGTAAACTTCTGGTGCTCGAGGGTATTCACGGTCTCAACCCGGGGCTGCTCGAAAAGGTTTTGCCGGCTGAAAATATCTTCAGAATTTTTATTCAGCCGCTGCTGACACTGCCGATCGATCTCGTGAGTCATATTAATCCTTCTGATCTAAGGCTGATTCGCCGCATTGTGCGCGACCGCCGCCAGCGCGGCTTTGCGACTCACGACAATATTCGCCGCTGGAGCGACGTACGCGCAGGCGAGCAACAGTATATTTTTCCGTATGTGGGGCAGGCCGATGCCGTCTTTGATACCTCTTTAGTCTATGAGCTTGCAGTGCTCAAGGTTTTTGCCGACCGCTACCTGCTCGAGGTGCATGGGTCGCATGAGTCTTATGCGACCGCGTTTCGGCTGCGGCAAATGCTCGACCAGTTCGTGGCGATCGCACCAGACGATGTGCCTTCGACTTCGATTCTGCGCGAATTCATCGGCAAAGGTAGTTTCGAGAGCTGA
- a CDS encoding GNAT family N-acetyltransferase — MTSQVFTSIAAIDAEKWNALVEPGNPFMRHEFLLALEETGCIGPNLPWQPRFVVANQGDAYLGAVAAFERSDSYGEYIFDWAWANAYAEARLPYYPKITVAAPFTPASGRRLLLADAADNETLATLVHALDQTAHDLDASGIHMLCMTRDEQKDLADFGYMPRLTHQYHWLNRNFSSFDDYLSVLRAHRRKEIRRERRKCAELGLRIETLAGDAILPRHIDAIYVFYAATYARKWGSPYLNRETFHALLRRMRENLVLVIASENDREVAGSIAFRSDDRLFGRYWGASGHYPYLHFELCFYSLIEYAIREKIAIFEAGAQGEHKFQRGFTAMPVYSAHKLFDRGGSAAIGEYLRRERRATARAIHAYRSASPNKDEPQYLPEPEDR; from the coding sequence GTGACCAGCCAGGTCTTTACCTCGATTGCGGCGATAGACGCCGAAAAATGGAACGCGCTCGTTGAACCGGGAAACCCGTTTATGCGGCACGAGTTTCTGCTGGCGCTCGAAGAAACCGGGTGTATCGGCCCGAACCTGCCATGGCAACCGAGATTTGTCGTTGCAAACCAGGGTGACGCATACCTGGGGGCGGTCGCCGCTTTTGAGCGCAGCGACTCTTACGGCGAATATATTTTCGACTGGGCATGGGCGAACGCATACGCCGAGGCGAGGCTGCCCTATTACCCCAAGATCACCGTTGCCGCCCCCTTTACACCGGCGTCGGGGCGCAGGTTACTGCTGGCCGATGCCGCTGACAATGAAACGCTTGCGACCCTGGTGCATGCCCTCGACCAGACGGCGCATGATCTCGACGCGTCGGGAATCCACATGCTGTGCATGACCCGCGACGAGCAGAAAGATCTCGCGGACTTTGGCTACATGCCGCGGCTGACGCACCAGTACCACTGGCTCAACCGCAACTTCTCGAGTTTCGATGATTACTTGAGTGTCTTGCGCGCGCACCGCCGCAAAGAGATCAGGCGCGAACGGCGAAAATGCGCCGAATTGGGCCTCAGAATCGAAACCCTCGCAGGTGACGCAATTTTGCCGCGGCATATCGACGCCATTTACGTATTTTATGCGGCAACGTATGCGCGCAAATGGGGCTCACCCTACCTTAACCGCGAAACCTTTCACGCACTACTGCGCCGCATGCGTGAGAATTTAGTACTGGTGATCGCGTCTGAAAACGACCGCGAAGTTGCAGGTTCGATTGCTTTTCGCAGCGACGACAGGCTTTTCGGTCGTTATTGGGGCGCAAGCGGCCATTACCCTTACTTGCATTTTGAGTTGTGTTTCTACAGCCTGATCGAATACGCGATTCGCGAGAAAATTGCCATTTTTGAAGCTGGGGCGCAGGGTGAACACAAATTTCAACGCGGGTTTACCGCAATGCCCGTCTACAGCGCGCACAAACTTTTTGATCGGGGTGGCAGTGCAGCAATCGGTGAATATCTGCGGCGTGAGCGGCGCGCAACCGCCCGGGCGATACACGCGTACCGTTCGGCGTCACCCAACAAAGACGAACCGCAATATCTGCCTGAACCAGAAGACCGTTGA
- the ygiD gene encoding 4,5-DOPA dioxygenase extradiol, producing the protein MNNSNTRLPALFIGHGSPMNALEKNEFTASWQAVGAGLSGVRAILVVSAHWLTPGTQVTAMEQPQTIHDFGGFPKELFAVQYPAPGAPAIADELTALLQATAPVRKNFNWGLDHGAWSILVHMFPAADVPVLQLSIDADATPEHYFAIGRALRPLREQGILIVGSGNIVHNLRLVDWARLGERNFAADWAREAMDISGKLLRDKDWQSLIAYEKLPQSMQLAINSAEHYFPLLYILGAGYDDDPVKLFNDVAVGGALSMTSLQLG; encoded by the coding sequence TTGAATAACAGCAACACCCGGCTTCCCGCTTTGTTCATCGGCCATGGTTCGCCGATGAACGCGCTCGAAAAAAATGAATTCACAGCAAGCTGGCAGGCAGTGGGCGCTGGCCTAAGTGGCGTACGCGCGATTCTTGTTGTTTCGGCGCACTGGCTTACACCCGGCACGCAGGTCACCGCGATGGAGCAACCGCAGACGATTCACGATTTTGGCGGCTTTCCGAAAGAATTGTTTGCTGTGCAATACCCTGCACCGGGGGCCCCGGCAATTGCCGATGAGCTGACCGCGCTGCTACAGGCCACAGCACCGGTGCGCAAAAACTTTAACTGGGGTCTCGACCACGGCGCGTGGAGCATTCTCGTGCACATGTTCCCCGCTGCAGACGTGCCGGTTCTGCAGCTCAGCATCGACGCCGACGCGACGCCCGAACACTATTTTGCTATCGGCAGGGCGCTCAGGCCCCTGCGCGAACAGGGCATTCTGATCGTCGGCAGCGGCAACATTGTGCATAACCTGCGGCTGGTCGACTGGGCGCGCCTCGGCGAACGCAACTTTGCAGCCGATTGGGCACGCGAGGCGATGGATATTTCTGGTAAACTCCTGCGCGATAAAGACTGGCAAAGCCTCATCGCTTATGAGAAACTGCCGCAAAGTATGCAACTTGCCATCAACAGCGCAGAACACTATTTTCCCCTGCTCTACATTCTGGGCGCGGGTTACGACGATGATCCCGTGAAGCTTTTCAACGATGTTGCCGTCGGCGGAGCTCTCTCGATGACCAGCCTGCAGCTCGGCTGA
- a CDS encoding RNA polymerase sigma factor, translating to MEFAQIIEETRKPVLAAIRRYLDSRFAYAIDDVAQEVYIRAYRALKKNRLEDDTKLRSYLYTIAKNESLRMNQRCKREETKAEKFLAAKREKLRYSEATAPESFDERDALVEALATLPDHYARVVELTLLGFSAREIVDKLEIKPGTVKSRLSRGLNILKQKLA from the coding sequence ATGGAATTCGCGCAGATCATCGAAGAAACGAGAAAACCGGTACTGGCGGCGATTCGCCGGTACCTCGATTCCCGCTTTGCGTATGCAATTGACGATGTCGCGCAAGAGGTCTACATCAGGGCCTACCGGGCCCTGAAAAAAAACAGACTCGAAGACGATACGAAACTTCGGTCATACCTTTATACCATTGCAAAAAATGAATCGCTGCGCATGAACCAGCGCTGTAAACGTGAAGAGACGAAAGCCGAAAAGTTTCTCGCGGCAAAAAGGGAAAAACTGCGCTACAGCGAGGCGACGGCGCCCGAAAGTTTTGACGAACGCGATGCGCTGGTTGAAGCTCTGGCAACGCTGCCAGACCATTACGCCCGGGTGGTCGAACTGACTTTGCTCGGCTTTTCTGCACGCGAAATCGTCGACAAACTGGAAATTAAACCTGGCACGGTAAAGTCCCGGCTTTCCCGCGGCCTGAATATTCTGAAACAAAAACTGGCATGA
- a CDS encoding Spy/CpxP family protein refolding chaperone translates to MTYTQNTLRRVLIVLGAMTLLTAAACRNWKHKSPEERAEWVTKKITKELDLNDSQKQTLAAIKADLLAKHAAEKTEREAQLKQFTELMRKDTIDQAKLTELKKKHQQMRDRAEEQFLAKIVEFHKVLTPEQRNKSADLLQKHMSRFMGEK, encoded by the coding sequence ATGACATACACTCAAAATACCCTGCGCCGCGTGCTGATCGTACTCGGCGCGATGACTCTACTCACTGCGGCGGCCTGCCGCAACTGGAAACACAAATCGCCCGAAGAGCGCGCCGAATGGGTGACGAAGAAAATCACAAAAGAGCTCGATCTGAACGACAGCCAAAAACAGACGCTGGCCGCCATTAAAGCCGACCTGCTTGCGAAGCATGCAGCCGAAAAAACCGAGCGCGAAGCGCAGTTGAAGCAGTTCACCGAACTGATGCGCAAAGACACGATCGATCAGGCGAAACTGACCGAGCTCAAGAAGAAGCACCAGCAGATGCGTGACCGGGCAGAAGAACAGTTTCTCGCCAAAATTGTTGAATTTCACAAGGTACTGACGCCCGAGCAGCGCAATAAATCTGCCGACCTCTTGCAAAAGCACATGAGCCGCTTCATGGGAGAAAAATAG
- a CDS encoding peptidoglycan DD-metalloendopeptidase family protein, giving the protein MPIYFLQKLPRRLSPVVAGFLLVTIPLAAAGKVYVKQYTPMLSAPSEKSGKPLKNLAINEVVTVVYTEEALELTDLSQAWVRIRAADGREGFVRLGMLSKEVQAEPEIAIAFRDIEKKSYVTADALYVRVNPDRNAREVGMLVRNTQVSVLELSDSDDYIDGRAAKWARVRALDEVEGWVFSGYLSDEPRPESVGPANEPKEDPNHIMNGNSKTVKPPYLGVRDEPSAYGTVIGRIRQGKSVRIVERQSSWENLAGLRSVWVRVQADGLDGWVYGGFLSSSGYTMSSDSLDKPFILPLDPSSYRRTSKYGGRTHPISKVPSFHTGVDLAASGGTPIYAAGDGVVEVQNDHTGYGILTVVRHENGLVSYYAHQRKRYKQTGDRVTAGEVIGEVGTTGNSTGNHLHFEVRTNYNDTHFNPDLYVPFPEAQDAQEP; this is encoded by the coding sequence ATGCCGATTTACTTCTTGCAAAAACTGCCGCGCCGGCTGTCGCCAGTCGTCGCGGGTTTCTTGCTGGTGACAATCCCCCTTGCTGCTGCGGGCAAGGTGTACGTGAAACAGTACACTCCGATGCTTTCGGCGCCTTCTGAAAAATCTGGCAAGCCGTTGAAAAATCTGGCGATCAATGAGGTTGTGACGGTTGTTTATACCGAAGAGGCGCTTGAACTCACCGACCTGTCGCAGGCATGGGTACGCATCAGGGCCGCAGACGGGCGCGAGGGTTTTGTGAGGCTCGGCATGCTGTCAAAAGAGGTTCAGGCTGAGCCTGAAATTGCGATTGCGTTTCGCGACATCGAAAAGAAATCTTATGTGACCGCCGATGCGCTGTATGTCCGCGTGAATCCCGACCGCAACGCGCGCGAGGTGGGCATGCTGGTCAGAAACACGCAGGTGAGTGTGCTCGAGCTGTCAGACAGCGACGACTACATCGACGGGCGCGCAGCCAAATGGGCCCGAGTGAGGGCCCTCGACGAGGTTGAAGGCTGGGTTTTCTCAGGCTATCTCAGCGACGAACCCCGGCCTGAGAGTGTGGGCCCGGCAAACGAACCCAAAGAAGACCCGAACCACATCATGAATGGTAATTCGAAAACCGTAAAGCCCCCATACCTCGGCGTGCGCGATGAGCCGAGCGCATATGGCACGGTCATCGGGCGCATACGCCAGGGCAAAAGCGTGCGCATTGTCGAACGACAGTCCAGTTGGGAAAATCTTGCAGGCCTCAGATCGGTTTGGGTGCGCGTGCAGGCAGACGGTCTCGATGGTTGGGTTTACGGAGGATTTTTATCGAGCTCGGGTTATACGATGAGCTCAGATAGTCTCGACAAACCGTTCATATTGCCACTCGACCCATCGAGCTACCGGCGAACGAGCAAATATGGCGGCCGCACGCACCCGATCAGCAAGGTGCCGTCGTTTCATACTGGCGTCGATCTCGCTGCTTCAGGTGGCACTCCAATTTACGCAGCCGGCGATGGCGTCGTTGAGGTTCAGAACGATCACACAGGCTATGGTATTTTGACCGTGGTACGCCATGAAAACGGGCTTGTCTCGTACTATGCGCACCAACGCAAACGCTATAAACAGACGGGTGACCGCGTGACAGCCGGCGAGGTGATCGGCGAAGTAGGCACCACCGGCAACTCGACAGGCAACCACCTGCATTTTGAAGTGCGCACCAATTACAATGATACCCATTTTAATCCTGATTTATATGTGCCGTTTCCCGAAGCGCAGGACGCGCAAGAGCCATGA